The Anopheles moucheti chromosome 3, idAnoMoucSN_F20_07, whole genome shotgun sequence genome contains the following window.
caCCTTTCTACCATAAACATAAAGCGCGCGGGCGCGCGAAAGCGCAGCATTATTGCATATGCAAAAGCCGAAACCGAGTGTGCTGTTTCATGGAAGTGTTAAGcattaacaaacaaacggaagaAAACGACGCGATTCGCAATATTTGGAACACGTACACTGGTCGAACGTGAGCGCGCGTGAGTTGGCCGCGTGCGCTTTTGTTATTAAGCGATTAAACGCCGGCATTTGGAGAAGTTGAGCCAAACGACTTAAAGCTATCAATGTAAACATGTTAAAGTACAaagaactgttttttttcttaaataaacATATACCACACGATACAACACGTAAACACAAGTATTTATTGAATGAAATTGACGCTTTGATACGCTCtaagggaaaaaagggaaaagggaacATTAAAAATTGGCTGTACAACAACCACGACAACCCTCGCGACAATTCCTCTTTTCTCTCTCAAACCACTTAAAAGGTGCTGCACCccatggaaacaaaaacaatacacgAAGGTACATTTCACTATTGCTACACGCTCAATTTAACCGGCACCGAAAGTGTTTCCAATTCGCCACTCACCTAAAAAGGTGTGCCAAATGTGCCGCCAAAAAGGTGATTTGGAAAATTGCCTAAAACAATTGTTTGACCTCCACCGCCTCCGATCGTCTGATCTTTTGCCCGTAAGTGTGCCGAAAGTTGGAAGCATTGCCGTAGTGGCGTAGAGCAGAAACACAACATAACAACAACCACCCCACTTGCACGCTGCGAACAAGAAGCTTaacaatgtaaaacaaaaaacgcacaaacgcATTACTCATGTGCTTTGGGGGTCGAGTGCAACGATGCAACATCAATATGGCGTGCCTCTCGAGTGGCATGACGAAGCGCAATGGGTGCTCGAGTAATTTTCGTACTCCCTGGCTCCATGGTCGGTCGAAAATTGGCACCTCTTTTGACGTGGTTGTGTTCTATTTTGTAAATAACCCTCTTTCTTCCGACGGTTGAACGAATCGGATACACTTTGAAGTGCAATTTTGCGTCCGGTTGTAATAGTAAATAGACGAGAGCAGGCGAAGAATGTGCGTATGATAGAATGTACAAGGGTTTGAGGTACTTTGTatgattatttatatttacatttacccaagtaaaacaaacgaaaattaaAGATGATCAATAGGAAGATAAGGATGAGAATATTCTGGTATTCTACAAAGATTTCATTTTCTAATAAGTCAGTCGTATAACCACTAAGTCCTAGCCACTGACGACTCATTCCAGATGAGATCCAAGATTTTTTGTAATTAGACCGACCTACCGACCGACACAACAACCTGAAACTAGTCTAGTCTAGGCCAGAAAATTCCTGACTTTCCATGACTTTCTTTTCCCTTAGTAGGATAATTAGTTCTGTGTACgggggggattggtccggatgagattttattCCAGTCCGTTCGaatgaagaccggcgccgctaccattaTGCCACCGGACCACAACGCACGGAACTCCTCAGAAGGAGTAATAATACGAACCAAATATAATGCATAGCTCCATACACATTACTCGGTGTATATGCAAGAAACCCTACTCTACCTTACAATCTAGGATGGACCACAAACTTTTATCAAATTGTTCCAAAAATGTAttaatagaataaaaattaataacgtGCACAAAATGTCATACCTGCACTCAACAACCCATCCTATTCACATTGTGCACTTTATCACCACCAAAAAAATCCCACTTGGGAAATTCGAAATTCCCCACCAAGCGAACTCCCGGTATAAAATTCGCAAGAACAAGCGGAAACAATTTTCGATGCACCAGACCACCATACACCGACCGAGTACGAAAGAGCTATTAATAAACCACCCACCAGAGAGCCCCCTCGATACTCGCGTACCTGCATCGACAGCCAGACGATGGACAACATATGGCATTCTAAATGGTTTGACCACCTCCATCCATTCCCGGACAGACAGATACGAGAGAAATAACACGCTGGGGAGCACGGCACCGGAAGCGGCCTGGGTGACCAATAATTAATGTCTCACACCTTGTCGCAACCAAAGACCACCACCACTGGACCAGAATGATTGTGAAAGCGAAGAATTTCAACGGGTTGAGTGCAATATTTTGGAAAATTCCTCACAGATTAAATCCCCCCGTTCGGTGCGAAAGAATGTCAATATTGCACAGAGCTTAAAATTTCGCCCGCGAAATACGATTCGGTGGGACGATACGATTATTTTTGGCAcctacacgcacacaccttttaaaataatcacaGGCAAGCTCGGCTCCCGATACGCACACGGAAACTAATTCATGGTTACAGATGTTGTTGGCCAGAAACGGGGGTCCAGAATTCATTTCGGACACATCGATGCCGATAGGAAATCGGTGCAAAAATTAGTTGCCACCCACGTGCAGCTACCCCTCCATCGATGGAGGTGCTTTACAGAAAGTGCAATTAATTCAATACCTGCACGGCTACCTGGTACACACAGAGGAGAAAGACCTCCGGGTATCCCAGCACACCACATCACACCGTGTATCGTGAGTGGCGCGTTGCTTGTCTGCAAAAGTTCACATGTACTCTCATTAGTGTTGATTGCATTTACAACGACATTATTAGAACGGGGGCGACATTAAGCGTTCCGGGAGCAGGAGGTCTCCCGACCGATGCCGGAAGAATTTCCCTGCACTCTGCACTCTGAAAATGCACCGGAGGCGTGAAAAGTTTGTGCAAACGATATAGAAATCAATTAACATTAGTGCACACTACCATCCAACCGACTGGGGGATGCCCAGCAACGTCCATACTGAACGGAAACCATCTCCGTGCAGTGTTTGCAGAGTTTGCTGTACTCCTACCGAACACCCTCGCTTGCGCCTCCATTGCACCAGACGTATTGCGATTCAAATAATTCTCATCCCTCGCGAGTTCTCGCGTCTAATCAATGAGGTTAGGTGTGGGGTTAGGTGAGGTGTCACATGGTCAATATTGACACCAATCGAGGAAATGGGAACAATGACACGGTCGCTGGTGCGCTCCACTGTACGAAtgattgcattaaaactcgCTTGGACACAAGGCGCTCACTCATCATCTTTCACATGGGAGGTTGTGGAGTGGAGCGGAGTGCGCAAAGGGAAGCACACTTAGGGTGTGAAAAGATCGCCTTTTGCTAATTGCAGTTTACTGGTCCTACGCTTTGTTTGCCTGCATTTGTGCGAGCGGAGGCGTTAGTGTTCATCTTGACACATGGCTAATGTCAGCTTTGCCATGATGGTTAGGAAATATAGCGATAGCAAAACAGAACGCTATATTGGAAGATCAGACTCTCTATTCTTTAGCGATTTGTGAGTAAGGATTACATTTAGATATGGTTATATCAAgaattctatttttatttctcatttaAGAGACTTATTTGTAGATTTATGCATGACACCTCTCAAATAAACGGTGGGACTGCATTCGACGTTGTATATTATGAGTTATTGGGTTATTGAGTTTTGAGTTATTATGAGTTAGTGTAACTAACTTCTGAAAAATTACTTCTTTTCACGTtctttttaattcaaaatatGGAACATCTTTTAAAGCCTTAGTACTTCATTCTCCAACCACTTTCCCACCGTGTTCCGGTCTAGgagaaataaattacattGTATAACAACTAATGCCTGACAAGAAACCTCCATCGTAGAGTCGAAATGtacgacaagaaaaaaaaacgatcacgacTCCCTTTGCAAAGAGCCCTTCATTACATCCAAACGGGTATATATGACACGTAACATCAGACCACGCCAGTCCGTCTCGTGACATTTGCCCACCCATTGCAAATGCTACACCCCGCCACCAACCTGTCACACGCCCCGGCGATCAACGTGCTTTGATGTTGCAGTTTGAGAAACGAACCCTTCCCAGCGAGAGCGGACCATTGCAATGCCAATCATTACTTCAGTAGAGTATGGGCTGGCAACCAAAGCAAAATCGCAACGCTTCACGTCATACCGTTCACTACCCCGTCATAAGTCTGTCTGTCATAGGGTTGGTCGTCGGGCCATTGGAAGCGGGTCTGGGTGGGTGATGATGCGTGGCGAATTCTTCCCTTCTTTCCCCGTTTGCATGTAGGCAAATCGCTTTGCTGTAACCAACTCCTCAACCCAATACATTTCCCTTCCCCGGCTGCACGATCACGGatcataaattttccaaattACAATCGACTCTCTCCGACCGTCCGGATACCATACCAAGCAACTTTCCCGGGTGTTTCGGCGATTCGGTTTTGGGTGGATTCTCCCATAAATCAACACCCATTACAAATCGCGGAATACGTTGGAATTGGCAAAACTCATGTGCCATCTTCCTACTCGCCAATTACCGTTCCCGGTCCCAGCTAGGATGTTCCAAAGGGCGACCTGTTTGAAAGTCGATACCTTCATATCCTCTCATGGCGAATCTATCATTTTCTTGTcctttattataattattccGCAACGATtgcacaaattatttttacacAGTACGGAATCAGAATAAGCGCCCCGTGACATTCCCCTTTAGCCAGTGGCAAAGCgtaaaattaaactaaatcCCTTCGATCACCGCTTTCGGTCACCCTTCGGCATGAGCAAGACAACCGAACCGTAACGGTGAAATCAGTGAAGAATCATCTAAGCAACATTTTTCACGAAGGGAAATGGTTTCCTTTGCACCGATTCGATTTCGACCACAAACCTCGTCAGCTCGGATGCAGCGTCGCAGTTCCGGCAGATTtgcgtttaattttaaatttaaattgcaatCCCTGGTGCGTTGCATTCCAGCAGCGTACTACAGGGAAGTGTATTCACCCACCGTCAGCTAAAGAATACAACACAATTCGTTCTAGACGTTTGATAAATGACTATTCGTCGAGGGATTCTAATAAAGAGCTGAGTATTCCCTTACGAAATAAAAGCACAGTGTAGCATTATGACAGAAGCTCCCGGTCTCGCGGTCTCCCGTCACCTTTTGGTACTGTGTTGCCAACAAACAGCTAGCCTCAAAAAGGCAGTACTCAACACCCAGATGGTTGTAATGCAACGAAAACTTCCATTTAATGATACAACCGTGCGCCACATAATCGCAGAAAGGTTAACAGTGACGTTACTAGGGGAGTGTAAGGTAATGTTTAATGACGGGAAGGTGACTTTTCATTTCGTTATGATGAGCGTCCCATGAGAATGCACGATTCATTACGGgatttaaaaaccaaaaaaaaaacaagcagcgAACTTAATTAAGAGTCGGTCgactaattttttttaaataaaatttgactACATTTCGtgattttttatgaataaaaatcTAATTTTTCATATGTGGTGAAGAATTGCTATCCCAAattcaagaagaaaaaagacagCAGATTGACTCCCATCAGGGTGGTAAACCACATCCATTTCTCAATTACAAAAATCTGGCAAGTAAACAATCTTTTCTGACAGATTTGTTTTAGAAATTGTTCCcgctcaaaaaaaaattacaaacccTGCATTTGACAGGCCGTATGGGAGGAgatcaaaaaaagaaaagcaacagaTTATGAATATCAAAAGGAAAATCACTTCCTATGAATATTTTTCACATATAAACTTCTCAtaccaaacaacatcaaaccAAGCTACCTTTTAACCCCGagggtgtttttgtgtggttccccatttcttttccactttCGTCCACGCTGCACACCACCACAAGCAACACAGTGAAACATATTTGCATTTTCCTATTATTGTTTGCTATGCTCTTTTGcgattttgtttcctttttccgctTGTAGGAACACTAGGAGAATATTTGGGAAACCGGGATTCCATCAATGTTAACCATCCGTTACTTCATCGGTCTCGGTAATCTTAAGGAATAAAGGGCTTCCCCCGTTTAGTAGTGTATGGAAAAACCTTTTCCCCCCACACCGTACCACACCGTAGCGAAGCGGGGATGCCACTGGTAGTATTTCCATTAAAACAACCCCACTCCCCCCGAATGGGTGGCCAGCGAgcaattttcaatttcctcCCATCCCTTCGGTAGTGGCCAAATTTTCGATTTTACCATCCTTCAGCCGTCAGAAACAGAAtggtttacctttttttccttcgctacGCTACTGCCTATCCGATTCCGTTAATCCATCTAGAGTGTCCATCACAGCGCACAAAACCACAATGTACCATCCTACCAGCAGACGTCCATGGTGCGTCCATTTTTCCGGACGTTCATTTCTTTTGCGCTTCACTAGACCTAATGCATCCTCTCGAATCCTACAGTCAATGTGGTCACTCCTTTCCTCCTGTGGGAGTGAGttcgaaaggcaaaaaatagGCTCCCCTTTTAATGGAAAAGCCGGTAGCTTCCGTATCCCAAACCGGGGACGCAGAGTGCACTCGAGAGtgtaaaaccgaaaaaaagggaagcgtACGCAGTGGAGAAAAAATGGGAtacgaaaaaaacaactcgcctgaaatcaatttatttatcgTTGGTTTTTTTGCCTGCGATTTCGATGCTCCTGTTGGAACAGGCCCGATTTTCACGGACATCCGTTTTGCGAAACGTGGCACTCACTATCGATAATAATACGTTATTTATGTCCACCCTCAAAACACCCCCGGTCCAAGACTGGCGAGAGCGTAAGCGATTAGTCTTCCTATTGGTTCATTCTAATACGACAGAACTGCTGCAACCTGAACCtgccagcagcaaacaaatagCTGCACCCGCACCATCCAACAACTGCATCGTCCGGGAGCGGGTGGAGATCCGAAGGACACATCTCATTGTCGTCCATCATTGCCAGATTTTACCGCAGAATGTGGTTTGCGGCTTTTGCCACTGTCCGTTGCTTCGTCTTGCGCCAACGGAGCGATGTGGAGAGTGGAAAACCGCAACCGGCAAACGGAAAAGGCAAGGCGCGTACACACATAAGTCCGTCGGCATCTTGGCGCCCGGCGACATCGAGAGTACCGCCAATAATTCCTCGCTTATCTCTGCACAATACCCACCGGCATCAACCCGGCTGCGAACCCGGAAGGTACGGATGGGATACCCGGTACACTGGATACGACAACTTTCGGTAATTATACCGAAGTTTGATTGCTACTATTATTACTCGCCCTTCGCACGGTCTCGGTGGTTTATTGTTATCAGTGACCAACGGTTGCGGCTACCCTTCACATCCGGAATATGAAGACGGCCGTCTGCCTTCGGTTGGGCTTCGGGGTGACTTAAGGACTGGCTGCCCTTTTGACGGAAGGCGGAAGGAAGTTCCTTCTTCATCCAAACCCAAGCGGAGGAGGAGAGTATTATTACGCCCTCTGTATTATGCCTCCACATTCCGTACGTCGATAGTAAAGCAAACAAGCAATTtcgcaaacaacaaaagcttGTGTCGGCACTCATTCCCCCGCAGACCTTGCTTCTATACTGTGGCTCCTTGATTTCCGGTGATGACACGTGCTTTTAATGGTTGCACGGAGGTGCTAAATCGCTAGGGAAGAGAGTCGTTCTAAAAGGCACCTTTCGGCAATTCGGAAGTATCGACAAGTCGCCTGGTCTCGGGGTTTGGACTCTGCGGCATAATATTGTACTTGGAAACGGTCGAAAAACCGGCGAGTGGGTTAGAGTGCGTTCTAATAAAATATATCAATACCGCCGCCGGCAGTGGCCCTCCAGCGTAACAACAACTTTTAGCACGCCCCTAGAAAGATGGTGTTGATTAGGTGGACGAACATCGTCAAGATAAATATTGATCGAGTGTTGGTTGTACCATCCATATTTCTAATTTGATTACAAGTTACTTTTCCAAGGATATAAATGAAGCACCTTTGGAATTCGTGATATACTACCGAAGCTTCAATATTTATGTACAAGCTTTAGGTACTCAACAAATTCTATAAATTAACTTCATCGAGAAACATCAAATACATtacttaaaatattttaatcgcatatttaattaatataatCGAACTAATTCCAAAAATGGTTTAATTCCCTTAAGAATAATAGTCATTTTCATTAGCTTTCAGTAACGAGTTCCTCTAAACACCACTTGATAGGAATGTCCGCCCTAACACACCCCATGAATTTAACCTTAAATGCCTTCCCATAGCTCCCCTGAGCTAATCGGTGGACATCCTcctaaattaatttcatttacgCATTTAAACACTCTCCCTAAACACGAGAACAAACACAGGGGATGAGATGTTCGTGCACAAAAATTTCCCGATGGTCAATTTTTCGAGCGCAAATGTGGCAGATTAATTTTATTGCCAAACGGATTTTGCTGCTGGAGGTGTCACCACCGGACCAATCTGCACCCTTCTGGATTAGGATATGGAAAATTAACAGCACACTAGCATTTCCATATAAAAATGATGACGAAAGCGTTCCAAGTAATGTAATATAAATCCTCTAAACACTTTGCATTTATCCACGCTAATAATCAAATGCAAAGCTTACACCGACAGTTGTCACCAACAACATTCAAGCAGGCCCCAATTTCCACTAGTAATTTCCGTCCTTTAATCTACTCGCCGCTGTAAACCGTTTCTACTACACAAATCCGAAGCAGAAACGAGGCATAAATTTTAGATTTCAATTTATGATTCTAGCCCTATCTATCAGTTTAAATGTTATTCTGCTTCATCCTATACCGTCTCCATCGTTGTGAGTAAACCGACCATTCCAAGTGTATTTGTAGCCCAAAGTCCAACCGACCAACATGCCAACCTTCCACCAAACCTTCAGGAAAATTTACCCATTTTTGTCATTCGTTTCCGACCCCAAGCGAAAGCCCAGCTCATACTAAATCGGGAAAGTGGAAAACTCGACCAATGTTTCTGACATTGCTCTGATCGTTGCCTCCCCAAACTCGGCGGACCAACCAACGGCACCGAGAAGATGATCCGGTAAAATGATTGCAGTGATTTAGATTACATCAGTACGAACGGACGGCTCGCCGGAACTCGATGCGCCAGCCCAAACATGAGAACTGTTCCCTGCACCACATCCTTCAACAGGAGCTGTAAATTGAAATTCGAACTGCAACGAAAAAGGCATCCCCGGTAGACGACACTCGGAAAGAGAAGGTGATCCGTATCCTTGCCATCCTAGCCCTGGGTAAGTCTGGCCGGTAGAGGGTGTACAATCAAGCTAGCAGCAACATTTAATAGCAGTAAGGAACCGACCAGAAAAGGGACAAAATCGGTAGGAATGGGGAAAGAGAACGAGAGAGTTTCCCCTAAAATCCTTGAATTTGCAAACTTTACTTTGACTAACTTCGACTCAACCGTGTGAGGGGATGATGTTTTCCTTCCTATTCAATTCATGCAGGCAACTTACTGGTGCTAGACGTGCATGACGACGACACTAGTTAACTTACTGCAGTGTCTAATAAAATGTTCCATAAATCTTCTCCGGTTGAGTGAAACGGATGGATAAATCGGAACGAATCAGACGGATGGATGAGCGctactttgtcattcaaatgAAATACAAACATCGGATCGATTTCGGATCTGCATCGAAGGCAGTAAGCCAATCCAAGACGACTAGGCATGGGAGGCAGAAGTTTGTACAagataatataaatatttcaactGCAAACTCATCCAAAAACCAAAATGCAGTTAATATTCTCAAGGTGTGGAGTTTGTTGCAGCAGTAGCATTCACGGGCACTAGTGAATCAGAGCAACAATACAATAAATGTCAAACATTCACTATTCGGCCCCAACGTTACATGCATTGCTCTTTGCTTGATTTTAGCACGTCCACGTGCTTGAACATTCCGGGGGGGGCGCACTCTAATGGTCGCTCGTTTTCGGTCCGCTTACGGTTGCAAATCTCACCCAAAACCCAACGGACACCGGGCCGAAGCCAAGCGTACCATAAATCCATCCGAATTCCAGCGCTCCTAGCGAGTTGGAGATGCCTCGGGAAATTGTCGGAAGACGAGCCGGTGAAGAAATTTCCCCCGAATATCTCGCCAAAAACCGGGCACGTTACGTACGTTTCGGGAAAGGAACCACGAACGAGGCTGAGACTCCTTACGGCATAATCCTATCAGCAGAGATCTATAATTTATGAACCGGGTTCTCTCGCCGCTGATGGGAGGTGGGAAAGCGGGCTGCTGGAATCATGCTAAATATTTGACCATTCGAAAAGTACGCTCCACGATACGAACGAACCGAATGGCAACGTTATGGCATAAATTGTACTATTTTACAATCGTACCAGCATCCCGCACAGCCTGAccgcggtggtggtggattttTCAAACCCCCCCGTAGTGGTGCACATGGAAACATTTATTAGTCTAACACCgcattaacaaaaaagaaaaaaacgccccGCCAAATCGTACGAGTTTTAGAACACGAAATTGGAGGAACAGGAACAGGGGGGGCGTCGTATTCGCGACTCGTTTTGTTGGGCAAAATTTATTCGAAACGCATTCCTGATAACGACACACCGGGTACAACAGCGTACTTGGGACACGGCTATTCGCATAATCATCGCCATGATCATCATCCCGTCGTTGTCGTTCGTTGTCCTCCCATAAAACCGTTGATAAGAGTGCACACACTTTGAGCGCTTCTTTAAATCATAAATTATCAACACTTGCCGGAGCACAGCTGGTTGGTTGTGCGGTTGGATTGTGGACGTAtcgcaccgaaaaaaaaacccccgtcaCTTGCCCGGTTTCTGGGCAAATACGGAAACGTTTCGCTCTAAGCTCCAATAAACATTGCCAAGCATGCGAAAAACACATAATAAGATCTTAATTATAGATAACCTTCTCCTCATAAATGGGTGCTCCTTGCATATCTCGCCCATCCTGGAGCGGTCTTGGAGCGGTGATAGTAAAACAATCGTTACCATTCTTAGGACAATTGCACACACGCCTTCACTGCTggcgacgatgacgacggaCCAGCGGGTAGTCGAGCCTATCTCTTGCATAATTGCATAATTTTGACCCTTTGCCCGCGCTGCTTTTCCTCCACTTACCTATTATCGTGCAGGCCGGACCGGTGATGGAGTTGCCGGATAGTTGAGTGATGGCAAGCAGCAGATCGCCCACCAGCAGACAGGCAACGTAGTGCGTTTGGCAGCGCCAATGAAGCACGTGATGTTGCGACGGTACCAGCAGACCGGTGGCCAGCGTGGCAGCCAGAAAGATGGTCGAGATGAGCAGACCGGCAGAGTACAGCACCAGACGGCCGTCCTGTGAGATGGAAAACAAGGAAGAAGGCAGGCGTTGCATTAACGATTTCAATCATGGCttgctgtgctgtgtgctgAAAAGTGTAGTTGCTTTTTAGTGGGTTCTTAACGATTATGGGTACGCTGATTGTGATTAAATGGTTTAAGCCGTTTAAAACGATACGGACTACGGATGTCATAGAGGTTATTCGTTACGGATTAAATTTTTGATGTCCCGACTTAAAGGGCGCTCTGGGTCAGCTGTGCGTAACATCCAGTTTGACAGTATTTTTAATGGATTAAAATGTACAACTAGAATATAATATTGactaaaaatattaaattgagTATTTCCTCATCGACCATTCACTTCGGTAagcgtaaataaaaataattttggtTCAGAAAAAAgcgcaaatgaaacaaactctGAATATTCAATGGTTCGTAAACCGCAGtgaaactaatttcatccCTCAAAAAGTTTCATTTACTTTTCACAACTCTTGTTTGCACTGCAACTACTCGTTGCCGAACAAAGTTCGTCCCAACCATCGAATCCGCCCTTTTATTGCATTCTCATCACAGATATTTCCCCGCCGAGGACcggagggaaataaaaactccAAAACAATATTGCGAATGTTATtaaaatcatcaccatcatcatcgtcatcagcaGTGGAGTGGAGTTTCAGCAACAATTGCCTACTCATGGCCTCCTGCTGCCATGGTTTATGCTACCGATTTGATACTGCAGGGAAATCATTCCTCGGGCGAGATGGTATCTAAAGGCTACTCGATGCCAGTTTGATAAGCGTTGAGGCTTTGATCGGAGATGACGATTTATGGACAAAACAGGGGCAACGACAAATGAACTTAAGGGTGACGTTTCGCCCAAgggcgatggtgatgatgtggAAAATTTGACACCATCCCCTTCGTGTAACTTAAATATGTGGGGAGGGTGTTAGAAATAGGAATTGATTTGCTCCGAATGTAATGTTATCGCTTACAGCTGAGTGACTTTGATTCGGTTGGTTGGCTTCCTCTTACCTGGTTAGCGATGGGTACCGAGGCCGGCTGGAAGTGCTCGGAACAGGTAAACACGTACACCGTACGATCGTCCTCCCGGACATGCTCGAGACAGAACTCTCCGGAAGCGAAAATCTTCCCAGAATCGGTCGTTACCGAGCCGGTTTGTTCCTGGAGTCGCGATTCTTCAAACGCCCCAGCAATCGCATGCTTCTTGCAGGCCGGAAAACCGTAGCTCAGCTCCACGTACGGTGAGTTTACGATCCGAGAGTCAAACAGCTCGTGACCCCGGGGTAGTTTGGAGCACGTTCGGTTACCGCTATCGTAGGCGAAGTTTGAACCACAGCATCTCAGTACAACGCTCGTCTTTTCCGGCGCCTGTAGGGAATCCATCTGACCACCTTTGCCGCCATCAGTTCCCGCTCCGAACAAATCCGTCGGCCGTTCCGGACATACCAGCGCGACCTTCTCATCGATGCAGTAGTCCGGCACGGGGACCAGCACATGCTTCTGGTTCAGAAACAGCGATCCATTGCCCATCAGCGTAACCAAATCGACTTCGTACACGGTCGGCCGGGGACAGGTTTccggttgctgttgctccGTAAACTTCATGAACGGAGGTGCCGATCCGAGGTCCTTGTACAGCTGACCCTTCGCCGGTAGGAAGATGCGCGGTACCCATTTGGCGATACCGCCCGCCACACACTGCCGCTCGGTCACGTTGTAAAACTCGCCCAACCGGCAACATTTGTTGATACGGACCTCCTGTGGCCGTGTGCCGGCAAGTCCGG
Protein-coding sequences here:
- the LOC128306017 gene encoding probable G-protein coupled receptor Mth-like 1 isoform X1, with the translated sequence MCSLLSLVLFGLVLLAVPGLAGTRPQEVRINKCCRLGEFYNVTERQCVAGGIAKWVPRIFLPAKGQLYKDLGSAPPFMKFTEQQQPETCPRPTVYEVDLVTLMGNGSLFLNQKHVLVPVPDYCIDEKVALVCPERPTDLFGAGTDGGKGGQMDSLQAPEKTSVVLRCCGSNFAYDSGNRTCSKLPRGHELFDSRIVNSPYVELSYGFPACKKHAIAGAFEESRLQEQTGSVTTDSGKIFASGEFCLEHVREDDRTVYVFTCSEHFQPASVPIANQDGRLVLYSAGLLISTIFLAATLATGLLVPSQHHVLHWRCQTHYVACLLVGDLLLAITQLSGNSITGPACTIIAIMMHFFFLAAFFWLNTMCFNIWWTFRDLRPTSLEKSQEICRLRIYEVYAWGVPLIIAGIAAILDNLPDSSDTYLRPRFGEAKCWFYGNMEMLIYFFGPIGILLFINLLLFASTARQLTCGLWKRDDVKSTTERRGLVSSPSYSAALGRVCLKLVVVMGVTWVADVISWAVGGPNYIWIVTDLINALQGVFIFIVVGCQPQVWAAMKRLWNSKTGRSFTNTTHGPQHSSSSHGLPSMGESITNNTCTNNTTTTTSNRVPMETVC
- the LOC128306017 gene encoding probable G-protein coupled receptor Mth-like 1 isoform X2, which produces MCSLLSLVLFGLVLLAVPGLAGTRPQEVRINKCCRLGEFYNVTERQCVAGGIAKWVPRIFLPAKGQLYKDLGSAPPFMKFTEQQQPETCPRPTVYEVDLVTLMGNGSLFLNQKHVLVPVPDYCIDEKVALVCPERPTDLFGAGTDGGKGGQMDSLQAPEKTSVVLRCCGSNFAYDSGNRTCSKLPRGHELFDSRIVNSPYVELSYGFPACKKHAIAGAFEESRLQEQTGSVTTDSGKIFASGEFCLEHVREDDRTVYVFTCSEHFQPASVPIANQDGRLVLYSAGLLISTIFLAATLATGLLVPSQHHVLHWRCQTHYVACLLVGDLLLAITQLSGNSITGPACTIIAIMMHFFFLAAFFWLNTMCFNIWWTFRDLRPTSLEKSQEICRLRIYEVYAWGVPLIIAGIAAILDNLPDSSDTYLRPRFGEAKCWFYGNMEMLIYFFGPIGILLFINLLLFASTARQLTCGLWKRDDVKSTTERAALGRVCLKLVVVMGVTWVADVISWAVGGPNYIWIVTDLINALQGVFIFIVVGCQPQVWAAMKRLWNSKTGRSFTNTTHGPQHSSSSHGLPSMGESITNNTCTNNTTTTTSNRVPMETVC